One Devosia lacusdianchii genomic window carries:
- a CDS encoding acyl-homoserine-lactone synthase, with amino-acid sequence MQFNFVTKANEYLFRPEMEALFRARHVVYAEELAWVPVSADRLEIDPFDTPDAAYLIVSDDSGIVAGSRLVPTHLPHLLSERFPNSCNLLPLPRDPFVVEWTRGFVVPSRREGAGLVLKAQCCAAVMEYCLDRSYPQVGGIQDAKWLAIWKRMGWNVSVHGDPIDIDGEAWLPAYFDVSRQALIGAQKFGRLTGPVLAPSNQRPMG; translated from the coding sequence ATGCAGTTCAACTTCGTCACCAAAGCCAACGAATACCTGTTTCGTCCGGAAATGGAGGCGCTCTTCCGCGCCAGGCACGTCGTTTACGCCGAGGAGTTGGCGTGGGTTCCGGTTTCAGCAGACCGGCTCGAGATCGACCCGTTCGATACCCCAGACGCGGCATACCTGATCGTCTCCGACGATTCTGGCATCGTAGCAGGCTCTCGCCTTGTGCCGACCCACTTGCCGCACCTGCTCAGCGAACGATTCCCAAATAGCTGCAATCTGTTACCATTGCCCAGAGATCCCTTCGTGGTCGAATGGACACGAGGTTTCGTCGTGCCTAGTCGTCGCGAGGGCGCAGGGCTCGTTCTCAAGGCACAATGTTGCGCAGCGGTGATGGAATATTGCCTCGATCGGAGCTACCCGCAGGTCGGCGGCATTCAGGACGCCAAGTGGCTCGCAATCTGGAAGCGCATGGGCTGGAACGTCAGTGTACACGGCGATCCAATAGACATTGACGGCGAAGCCTGGCTGCCGGCGTACTTCGATGTCAGCCGGCAGGCGCTGATAGGTGCACAAAAGTTCGGGCGCCTGACGGGTCCCGTTCTCGCGCCCTCCAATCAGAGGCCCATGGGATAG
- a CDS encoding ABC transporter ATP-binding protein: MDFSPANDGDRIIDAVDVTYSLDVASRPLHILKGVSLRVAPAEVVAIVGPSGSGKTSFLMLLAGLERATSGRVSVRGQDLSQLGEDGLARFRRKSLGIVFQSFHLIPSLTALDNVALALEIASPELTMKEIRAAAADALAAVGLGKRLDHRPTALSGGEQQRVGLARAMVTNPPLLLADEPTGNLDQETGAMVMDLMFDLARKRKTAVVMITHDPGLASRADRVLTMMQGELTEAAAVL, from the coding sequence ATGGACTTTTCACCGGCCAATGACGGCGATCGGATCATCGACGCCGTGGATGTGACGTATAGCCTCGATGTGGCGTCGCGGCCCCTTCATATCCTCAAGGGCGTGTCGCTGCGTGTGGCTCCTGCCGAGGTCGTCGCGATCGTGGGCCCTTCGGGTAGTGGCAAGACCTCGTTCCTGATGCTGTTGGCCGGCCTCGAGCGCGCGACGTCGGGCCGAGTGAGCGTTCGCGGGCAAGATTTGTCGCAACTGGGGGAGGATGGCCTCGCGCGTTTCCGTCGGAAATCGCTGGGTATCGTATTCCAGAGCTTCCATCTGATTCCATCACTGACGGCCCTCGACAACGTTGCCCTGGCACTCGAAATCGCCTCTCCCGAACTAACCATGAAGGAGATCAGGGCGGCTGCCGCCGATGCTCTTGCCGCCGTGGGTCTGGGGAAGCGCCTCGATCATCGGCCGACGGCCCTGTCGGGCGGCGAACAGCAGCGCGTGGGCCTCGCCCGCGCCATGGTCACCAATCCACCATTGTTGCTGGCCGACGAGCCAACCGGCAATCTGGACCAGGAGACCGGTGCGATGGTGATGGACCTGATGTTCGACCTGGCGCGCAAGCGTAAGACCGCTGTGGTCATGATCACACACGATCCCGGCCTGGCGTCGCGCGCCGACAGGGTGCTGACCATGATGCAGGGTGAATTGACCGAAGCTGCGGCGGTACTGTGA
- the yacG gene encoding DNA gyrase inhibitor YacG — MPSTKKCPICGKPAVEAYKPFCSKRCADVDLNRWLTGGYVIPARDDEPLGDNDNSIPGADEDDNI; from the coding sequence ATGCCGTCAACCAAAAAGTGCCCGATCTGCGGCAAGCCTGCTGTCGAGGCCTATAAACCCTTCTGCTCCAAGCGCTGCGCCGATGTCGATCTCAACCGCTGGCTCACCGGCGGCTACGTCATCCCCGCCCGCGACGACGAGCCCCTCGGCGACAACGACAATTCTATCCCCGGCGCTGACGAAGACGACAACATCTAG
- a CDS encoding tripartite tricarboxylate transporter permease, translated as MDTFGLLAQGLVAALQWQNLIYALIGVTLGTAVGVLPGIGPALTVALLLPVTYKLDPAGSLIMFAGIYYGGMYGGSTTSILLNTPGESASIVTALEGNKMARKGRGGPALATAAIGSFVAGLIATLALAFVAPWVVKFALAFGPAEYFALMVLAFITVSAAFGDSALRGLTALFIGLGLGIIGIDLQTGQSRLAFGIPDLLDGIEVTTLAVALFAIGETLKIAADRNQVKEEVLAVKGSVWMTKDDWKRSWIPWLRGTAIGFPIGAMPAGGADVASFLSYSAEKTFAKTPEEFGKGAIEGVAGPEAANNASAAGTLVPLLTLGLPTTATAAIMLAGFQQFGLQPGPLLFTNNASLVWALIASLLVANFMLIVLNLPLIGLWVKLLTIPKPWLYGGILVFATLGTLGANGAMSGHLGPISYSFELVLLLIFGILGYLLRRFGYPIAPVVVGLILGPMAEQQLRRALAISQGDPAILFHSPIAIVLYVVAAAAVLVPLYFRLRGKGQVLGQLASDED; from the coding sequence ATGGATACCTTCGGTCTTCTCGCGCAGGGTCTGGTTGCAGCGCTGCAATGGCAGAACCTCATCTATGCTCTCATTGGCGTGACGCTGGGCACCGCCGTCGGCGTGCTACCCGGCATCGGCCCGGCGCTTACCGTGGCGCTGCTGCTGCCCGTTACCTACAAGCTCGATCCGGCTGGTTCGCTCATTATGTTCGCCGGCATCTATTACGGTGGCATGTATGGGGGCTCGACCACGTCGATCCTGCTCAATACGCCGGGCGAAAGCGCCTCCATCGTCACCGCGCTCGAGGGCAACAAGATGGCGCGCAAGGGCAGGGGCGGTCCGGCGCTTGCCACCGCCGCCATCGGCTCCTTCGTCGCCGGCCTTATTGCCACGCTGGCTCTGGCCTTCGTCGCGCCCTGGGTGGTCAAGTTCGCCCTGGCTTTTGGCCCTGCCGAGTATTTCGCGCTGATGGTGCTGGCCTTCATCACCGTCTCCGCCGCCTTTGGTGACAGCGCTTTGCGCGGCCTCACCGCCCTGTTTATCGGGCTTGGCCTCGGCATTATCGGCATCGACCTGCAGACCGGCCAGTCACGCCTGGCCTTCGGCATTCCCGATCTTCTCGACGGCATCGAGGTGACGACGCTTGCCGTGGCGCTGTTCGCCATTGGCGAAACCCTCAAGATCGCCGCCGATCGCAACCAGGTGAAGGAAGAGGTCCTCGCGGTCAAAGGCTCGGTCTGGATGACCAAGGATGATTGGAAGCGCAGCTGGATTCCATGGCTGCGTGGCACCGCCATCGGCTTCCCCATCGGCGCCATGCCGGCCGGCGGCGCCGACGTCGCCAGCTTCCTCAGCTACAGCGCGGAAAAGACCTTCGCCAAGACCCCCGAGGAATTCGGCAAGGGCGCCATCGAGGGCGTGGCGGGTCCTGAAGCGGCCAACAACGCTTCCGCCGCTGGCACGCTCGTGCCGCTGCTGACCCTCGGCCTGCCGACGACGGCGACGGCCGCCATCATGCTGGCTGGTTTCCAGCAGTTTGGCCTGCAACCCGGCCCGTTGCTGTTCACCAATAACGCCTCGCTGGTCTGGGCGCTGATCGCCAGCCTGCTGGTCGCCAACTTCATGCTGATCGTGCTCAATCTCCCGCTCATCGGCCTGTGGGTGAAGCTGCTGACCATCCCGAAGCCGTGGCTCTATGGCGGCATCCTTGTGTTCGCCACGCTCGGCACTTTGGGCGCCAATGGCGCCATGTCCGGCCATCTCGGCCCCATCAGCTATTCGTTCGAGCTGGTGTTGCTTCTGATCTTCGGCATCCTGGGCTACCTGCTGCGCCGCTTCGGCTACCCCATCGCCCCGGTGGTTGTTGGCCTGATCCTGGGGCCCATGGCCGAGCAGCAGCTCCGCCGTGCCCTCGCCATTAGTCAGGGCGATCCGGCAATCCTCTTCCACTCGCCTATCGCCATCGTGCTCTATGTCGTGGCCGCGGCGGCGGTGCTGGTCCCGCTCTATTTCCGCCTGCGCGGCAAGGGCCAGGTCCTGGGTCAGCTGGCAAGCGACGAAGACTAA
- a CDS encoding putative bifunctional diguanylate cyclase/phosphodiesterase — MLLRLQTDVLEAVACGESLVAIADLLCRRAEALAPEAICSLLTVDSEGHLHPLAAPSLPLAYSSAIEGLAAGPQAGSCGTAAFRNEAVMVTDIANDPLWDDYRVLAEPLGLRACWSSPIRDQQGRVVATFAFYYRTGRGPSEMERAIVETCVRLCAIAIEHEAARERNYRLAYFDGLTGLPNRGHFGDLLIRNIGMNEPFGLLLVDIDHLKIINDTMGQVYGDMLIRAVAERIAAADTAFTVCRLGGDEFAVLVPDCRTDKALSAAARRVLGAVAGLIQAGEQTIDPHITIGGALFGRDGADGATLMQNADFALSHAKDTRRGGYYHFTPGLRTSMLERASMVRSVDLAMSENRIEPHYQPIVRLDTAEIVGLEALARMRMPDGRIASAGEFHAALADPRIAYQLTGQMLVQIAADIRRWLDLGIDLQHVGVNVTTGDFQRGDLESRIVAAFDKAGVPLKHIILEVNEAVYMGGSDQMVPRAVGALRKRGLLVALDDFGTGFASLTHLLSFPVDVIKIDKSFVDRLESDGASDAIVGSIIDIARKLDMKLVAEGIETEQQSRTLAGLGCVLGQGYLFARPASADDTTRLLSMFAQKPGARAEARRTA; from the coding sequence TTGTTATTGCGTCTTCAGACGGACGTTCTGGAGGCGGTGGCGTGCGGCGAGTCTCTGGTCGCTATCGCCGATTTGCTATGCAGGCGTGCTGAGGCATTAGCGCCTGAGGCCATTTGCTCCCTGCTGACCGTCGATAGCGAGGGGCACCTGCACCCCCTGGCCGCGCCGAGCCTGCCTCTGGCCTATTCGAGCGCCATTGAGGGACTTGCAGCGGGGCCGCAGGCCGGCTCCTGCGGCACAGCGGCATTCCGCAACGAAGCGGTCATGGTCACCGATATCGCCAACGATCCGCTATGGGACGATTACCGGGTTCTGGCAGAGCCGCTGGGCCTGCGCGCCTGTTGGTCCAGCCCCATCCGCGACCAGCAAGGACGCGTCGTCGCCACCTTTGCCTTCTACTACCGCACCGGCCGCGGTCCCAGTGAGATGGAGCGCGCCATCGTCGAGACCTGCGTCCGTCTTTGCGCCATCGCCATCGAGCATGAAGCGGCGCGGGAACGGAACTACCGCCTCGCCTATTTTGATGGCCTCACCGGACTGCCCAACCGTGGGCATTTTGGCGATCTGTTGATCCGCAATATCGGCATGAACGAGCCCTTCGGCCTGCTGCTCGTCGATATCGATCATCTCAAGATCATCAATGACACGATGGGCCAGGTCTATGGCGACATGCTCATCCGCGCCGTTGCCGAGCGCATCGCTGCGGCCGACACGGCCTTCACGGTCTGCCGGCTGGGCGGGGATGAATTCGCCGTGCTGGTGCCCGATTGCCGGACCGACAAGGCGCTCAGCGCTGCTGCGCGCCGCGTGTTGGGCGCCGTCGCGGGACTCATCCAGGCCGGCGAGCAAACCATCGATCCCCACATTACCATCGGCGGCGCCTTGTTCGGCCGCGATGGTGCCGATGGCGCGACACTGATGCAGAATGCGGATTTCGCTCTCAGCCACGCCAAGGATACGCGCCGCGGTGGCTACTATCACTTCACTCCGGGCCTGCGGACCTCGATGCTGGAGCGCGCCAGCATGGTACGGTCGGTGGACCTCGCCATGAGCGAGAACCGCATCGAGCCACATTACCAGCCGATCGTGCGGCTCGACACGGCCGAGATCGTTGGCCTCGAAGCACTGGCGCGCATGCGCATGCCTGACGGGCGCATTGCCTCAGCCGGCGAGTTTCACGCGGCGCTTGCCGATCCGCGCATAGCCTATCAACTCACCGGGCAGATGCTGGTGCAGATCGCCGCCGACATTCGTCGCTGGCTCGATCTGGGCATCGATCTCCAGCACGTCGGAGTCAATGTCACCACCGGCGACTTCCAACGCGGCGACCTCGAGTCGCGCATCGTCGCTGCCTTCGACAAGGCCGGCGTGCCGCTCAAACACATCATCCTTGAGGTCAACGAGGCCGTTTATATGGGCGGCAGCGACCAGATGGTACCGCGCGCTGTCGGGGCTCTGCGCAAGCGTGGCCTATTGGTCGCGCTCGATGATTTCGGCACCGGCTTCGCCTCGCTGACACATTTGCTCAGCTTCCCCGTCGACGTCATCAAGATCGACAAGTCCTTCGTCGACCGCCTCGAATCCGATGGCGCCAGCGACGCCATTGTCGGCTCCATCATCGATATCGCCCGCAAGCTGGATATGAAGCTGGTGGCCGAGGGCATCGAGACCGAGCAGCAGTCGCGCACGCTGGCTGGGCTTGGCTGCGTTCTGGGGCAGGGCTATCTCTTCGCGCGCCCGGCATCAGCCGACGACACCACCCGCTTGTTGAGTATGTTTGCGCAAAAGCCCGGTGCTCGCGCCGAGGCCCGCCGTACCGCCTGA
- a CDS encoding ABC transporter permease, translating to MIRAVWATIRIGLLDLRGDIRRLVLLVVCLAFGTALIAGVSSVGTSVATAVEAGAAELMGGDLELSRADRPATPEEMQIMSAFGAVAAVVDTNLRAQSVTGDAFVDLAAIGDTYPLLGAVRSAQMPANEALDSFLGEREGVPGALVDPVMLDQLGIAIGDEFQLGGTTFEARGTLAKLPDAPVRGFRLGLTTLITLDGFATVSDRTSPLPGLGSWFRYKILLDGQDADSARSALEARFASSGWTIRSARDGLGPMVRYYDLFMRFLVIVGLGSLLIGGVSVWAGMQAYIAERANVIAILRSMGAEYWRVFLHFFAQVAALALIGVGGGVLVGGAVAYFILPLVGEAVGIGLKPALHLQPLLVAAGAGFATAFGFAYLPLQQAQAIRPVHLFRAKGLAAAPTDWRVLLASWQVLPLLIILAAFLLLAVAMTDDVVLVAAFAVASALAALVFQLFIGGVQWALRHLPEPPARVIRHALRAIASTGSNAASVVVAAGMALTMLVVVLVLQGNLRQEFLGASSFDVPTFVASDLFPDEVDTLGAMSGADQDIARFVATPMLRGALTEINGMAAASIRTRGPEATFLLSGEVPLTFRSEMPASSKLVAGEWWPTDYAGPGLVSLHQSLRSGLGVDVGDTLTFAIFGETVTAEIASFRDYSWQGGIDFLATFSPGVLDPFPTTLFAAVTAAPGQDEAVERALALELPDIRFVAIGDTLEQITDALSQLSLAALLVGGLAVGNGLLVLMGSLATGRRQREADTVICKVLGATRGELLATAFVQYFILALLAATPAAMLGMGVAWMVGLVMLDVAFAFEADIMLVVLAVAVVITALLGAMTIVGAASARPARLLRDM from the coding sequence GTGATCCGCGCGGTGTGGGCGACCATTCGTATCGGGCTACTGGATCTGCGCGGCGACATACGCCGCCTTGTGCTGCTGGTGGTCTGCCTCGCATTCGGCACCGCGCTGATCGCGGGCGTGAGCTCGGTGGGGACAAGCGTCGCCACTGCGGTTGAAGCCGGCGCGGCAGAGCTCATGGGCGGCGACCTCGAGCTGTCACGGGCGGACCGGCCAGCGACGCCCGAGGAAATGCAGATCATGTCCGCGTTCGGCGCCGTCGCGGCGGTGGTCGACACCAATCTGCGGGCGCAATCGGTGACCGGCGACGCTTTCGTCGATCTGGCGGCCATTGGTGACACATACCCGCTGCTCGGCGCCGTGCGGAGCGCACAAATGCCGGCCAACGAAGCGCTCGACAGTTTTCTCGGCGAGCGCGAAGGCGTGCCGGGAGCCCTGGTCGACCCCGTGATGCTCGACCAGCTTGGCATCGCCATTGGCGACGAATTTCAGCTTGGCGGAACGACATTTGAAGCCCGCGGCACTCTGGCCAAACTGCCCGACGCACCGGTGCGCGGCTTCCGACTTGGCCTGACGACGCTCATCACGCTGGATGGCTTTGCCACCGTCTCGGACCGCACCTCGCCCTTGCCGGGACTGGGTAGCTGGTTCCGCTACAAGATCCTCCTTGATGGACAGGACGCCGATAGTGCCAGGTCTGCGCTGGAAGCGCGGTTCGCCAGCAGCGGCTGGACAATTCGCTCGGCCCGCGATGGCCTGGGGCCGATGGTGCGGTACTACGATCTGTTCATGCGCTTCCTGGTCATTGTCGGTCTGGGTTCGCTACTGATCGGCGGTGTGAGCGTGTGGGCCGGTATGCAGGCCTACATTGCCGAACGTGCCAACGTTATCGCCATCCTGCGCAGCATGGGCGCCGAATACTGGCGGGTGTTCCTGCACTTCTTCGCCCAGGTCGCTGCGCTGGCCCTTATCGGGGTTGGTGGCGGTGTGTTGGTCGGCGGAGCGGTGGCCTATTTCATCCTGCCGCTTGTCGGAGAGGCCGTCGGCATTGGTCTGAAGCCCGCTCTCCATCTTCAGCCGCTGCTGGTGGCGGCAGGAGCCGGCTTTGCGACCGCATTCGGGTTTGCCTATTTGCCGCTGCAACAGGCGCAGGCCATCCGGCCCGTTCACCTGTTCCGCGCCAAGGGCCTCGCCGCTGCACCGACCGACTGGAGGGTGCTGTTGGCCTCCTGGCAAGTGCTGCCTTTGCTGATCATTCTCGCGGCCTTCCTGCTGCTGGCAGTGGCGATGACGGACGACGTTGTGCTGGTCGCGGCTTTCGCGGTGGCCAGTGCATTGGCGGCTCTGGTCTTTCAGCTTTTCATTGGCGGTGTGCAATGGGCGCTGCGGCACTTGCCGGAGCCACCTGCTCGCGTTATCCGTCACGCCTTGCGGGCCATTGCCAGCACCGGCTCGAATGCCGCCTCGGTCGTGGTAGCGGCTGGCATGGCGTTGACCATGCTTGTCGTCGTGCTGGTCCTGCAAGGCAATCTGCGCCAGGAGTTCCTGGGAGCCTCGTCGTTCGACGTGCCCACCTTTGTGGCCTCCGATCTTTTTCCCGACGAGGTCGATACACTTGGCGCCATGTCGGGCGCCGACCAGGACATTGCCCGGTTTGTCGCTACCCCGATGCTGCGCGGCGCGCTGACCGAGATCAACGGCATGGCGGCAGCCAGCATTCGCACGCGGGGGCCCGAGGCGACATTCCTGCTCTCGGGTGAGGTGCCGCTGACCTTCCGCTCGGAAATGCCGGCATCGTCCAAGCTGGTCGCCGGCGAATGGTGGCCGACCGACTATGCCGGTCCAGGCCTGGTATCGCTGCACCAGAGCCTGCGGTCGGGGCTCGGGGTGGATGTCGGCGATACACTGACCTTTGCCATCTTCGGCGAAACCGTCACCGCCGAGATCGCCAGCTTCCGGGACTATTCGTGGCAAGGCGGCATCGACTTCCTGGCGACATTTTCGCCCGGCGTGCTGGACCCGTTCCCAACCACGCTGTTCGCCGCGGTAACAGCCGCGCCCGGTCAGGACGAGGCGGTGGAACGCGCCCTCGCTTTGGAGTTACCCGACATCCGATTTGTCGCGATCGGCGATACTTTGGAGCAAATCACCGACGCGCTCAGCCAATTGTCGCTCGCGGCCCTGCTTGTCGGCGGGCTGGCCGTCGGCAATGGGCTGCTAGTGCTCATGGGCAGTCTCGCGACAGGCCGACGCCAGCGCGAAGCCGACACGGTCATCTGCAAGGTGCTGGGGGCCACGCGCGGCGAATTGCTGGCAACGGCCTTCGTCCAGTATTTCATCCTGGCCTTGCTAGCCGCCACCCCTGCAGCGATGCTGGGGATGGGCGTGGCGTGGATGGTCGGCCTGGTGATGCTGGACGTGGCCTTCGCCTTCGAGGCCGACATAATGCTGGTAGTGCTGGCCGTCGCCGTGGTGATAACGGCCCTGCTGGGCGCCATGACTATCGTCGGCGCCGCGTCGGCAAGACCAGCGCGATTGCTGCGCGACATGTAG
- a CDS encoding Bug family tripartite tricarboxylate transporter substrate binding protein, whose amino-acid sequence MNKLLLAALISGAMAVPAFAADYTIMAPAAPGGGWDQTARSMQEALQADGISGNVQVTNVPGAGGTIGLAQFVNESTGNPNALIVGGYVMVGAILTNASPVTLDQVTPIARLTGEAIAIVVPAASDIQTLDDLVAKLKADPGAVAWAGGSAGGADHITAGLIAKAVGADPTKVNYIAYSGGGEALAAVLGGQVTVGISGLSEFSAQIDAGELRLLAVSTAERVPGVDAPTLKEAGVDAAVQNWRMVAAAPGISDEQKAAINADIEKMVNSDAWKTTLETKGWVNTYLAGDAFTAQLAADTEATAAILKDIGLVQ is encoded by the coding sequence ATGAACAAGCTGCTCTTGGCCGCGCTGATTTCTGGCGCTATGGCCGTTCCCGCTTTCGCTGCCGACTACACCATCATGGCCCCCGCTGCCCCCGGCGGCGGCTGGGACCAAACGGCCCGCTCCATGCAGGAGGCCCTTCAGGCTGATGGCATTTCGGGCAATGTGCAGGTCACCAACGTTCCCGGCGCTGGCGGCACTATCGGCCTCGCCCAGTTCGTCAACGAATCGACCGGCAACCCCAACGCCCTGATCGTCGGCGGCTATGTGATGGTTGGCGCCATTCTCACCAACGCCTCTCCCGTGACGCTCGATCAGGTGACCCCGATCGCCCGTCTCACCGGCGAAGCCATCGCCATCGTCGTGCCGGCCGCATCCGACATTCAGACGCTTGATGACCTCGTTGCAAAGCTCAAGGCCGATCCTGGCGCAGTGGCCTGGGCTGGTGGCTCTGCTGGTGGTGCTGACCACATTACAGCCGGTCTCATTGCCAAGGCCGTTGGCGCAGATCCGACCAAGGTGAACTACATCGCCTATTCGGGTGGTGGCGAAGCCCTTGCCGCCGTGCTCGGCGGTCAGGTGACTGTCGGCATTTCCGGCCTGAGTGAATTCTCCGCTCAGATCGATGCCGGCGAACTCCGCCTGCTGGCCGTCTCGACCGCTGAGCGCGTGCCCGGCGTCGATGCCCCGACCCTCAAGGAAGCTGGCGTTGATGCCGCCGTGCAGAACTGGCGCATGGTCGCTGCTGCCCCCGGCATATCAGACGAGCAGAAGGCCGCCATCAATGCCGATATCGAAAAGATGGTGAACTCGGATGCCTGGAAGACGACGCTGGAGACCAAGGGTTGGGTCAACACCTACCTCGCCGGCGATGCCTTCACGGCTCAGCTCGCCGCTGACACCGAGGCCACCGCGGCCATCCTGAAAGACATTGGCCTGGTGCAATGA
- a CDS encoding tripartite tricarboxylate transporter TctB family protein, whose product MSSGEPNLSRRPDGAALVIAAILAAIAVVIIWQTSQMRVPPIQARVGPTVFPYIIAGGLILLAIGTVVSALRNGFPARDNDNFVPIFWILGGLVAQLLLLTSAGFAIATGILFAFTAKGFGRGPLWQTIPLGIVFAFVVWFIFAKGLQLSLPSGPLERLIP is encoded by the coding sequence ATGAGTTCAGGCGAACCCAATCTCTCGCGCCGCCCCGATGGGGCGGCGCTTGTCATAGCGGCCATCCTCGCTGCCATTGCCGTCGTCATCATCTGGCAGACCAGCCAGATGCGCGTGCCTCCCATTCAGGCTCGCGTCGGCCCCACGGTTTTTCCCTACATTATCGCAGGCGGCCTTATCCTCCTGGCGATCGGCACGGTTGTATCGGCGCTGCGCAACGGCTTTCCCGCGCGTGATAACGACAATTTCGTCCCGATCTTCTGGATCCTGGGTGGCCTCGTTGCCCAGCTGCTGCTGCTGACGTCAGCCGGCTTCGCGATCGCCACAGGCATTCTCTTTGCCTTCACGGCCAAGGGGTTCGGCCGCGGACCGCTGTGGCAGACGATCCCGCTGGGCATCGTTTTTGCCTTCGTCGTCTGGTTCATTTTCGCCAAGGGCCTGCAGCTCTCGCTGCCCTCCGGTCCGCTCGAACGCCTCATTCCCTGA